From bacterium:
CGTCAAGTTCGAGTTGGCAGCGGTCAGGGTAGCGAGCCGTGCGGCGAAGAACCTGCTGTGGCCAGGCTCGTGTGGTCGGCTTGCGCCGTGGAGGCTGGGGTTTCGGAGCCGAATCGGCGCTCTTGAGCCTGTCTGGGCTGCGTGGGAGCAGAGCCGTGGCATCCGGCAGCCTTTCCGGCAGGGGCTTGAAGGAGATGTGCTGCTTGCGAAGGCTCAGGCGGCCTTGGTGGCATGCGCGACGGCACGGCCTGCGAGGCGGGCGAAGGCCCGCCGGCTCACCCGGCAACACCTCCTGGTTGCGCTGGCGATGTTTTTCTCGCCGTTCAGGCGGTGGATTGCGATCGCGAGGTTGCGCAGGCTGGCCATCACCCGTGGCCCCGCTCCGGTCCGGATTCGCGATCGGTCCTCGTCGAACGTCACATCCCGGACGTAGTGGAGGCTGTTCTCGATGCACCAGTGGCCGCGCAGCATGACGGCGAGGGCCCGTGGCGATGCCTCTCTGCGCGAGAGGTTCGTGATCGCGAAGACGATCTCCGGTTCACCGAGCTTCTCGCCGCGGAGGTTGGTGCGCTCGCGAACTATCGCGGCGATCTGTCGAGCCGAGGGGAAGCCGGGCAGAGGATGGGCGGGGTCAACGGTGCGGACTCGGATCGTCCTCTCCTCCATGCGACCGTGACCGCGGCCCTCTTCGGCCCAGTTGGCCTTCATGTTCCACCAGGGCAGATCGACCACCTTCTCGGCGAGCGTCGGCTGGTTGTCCTTGACCGTCAGGATGTAGTGCCCCCTTTTTCGGCCACCGCCTGCGCGGTGGCCGTCTGGGTGTGCATCGCGTCTATCGTGACGGTCACGCCCTTCAGGTCGAGGCCCTCGATCATCCTCTGGACCGCGGGGATCTCATTGCTCTTGTCGGCCACCTGCTGCTGCGCGATCACCACCCCCTCGCGGTGGGTGAACGCGGCCACCAGGTGCACCTGCTTCTGGCGATCACCATTGTGACTGCCGCGCAGTGCCTTGCCGTCGATCGCGATCACGTTGCCGGGAAGCTCGACGCCCTGCTCGCACGCCCACTTCGCGAAGGCCCGGTCCACGGCTTCTCCGTCCACCGAACTGATCGTGCGACGGAGCGTTGGCTCGCTCGGTGCCTTGAAACGCCCAGTCCGCGCGTTCCGCCGGCAGCCAAGCGTCCGGAGCAGATCCTGCGGCACGTCCACGACCCATTCGGCGATCGCCGCGTAGCTCTTCTGCCCCGCGAGAACTGCTGCGATCACGAGAACGAGCAGTCCGGCAGATTCGCGATACGAACGCCCTCGCCGACTGCGAGGATCCGGAACCTGCAACAGGGCCTCGTAGAGACTCCCTGCACCAACCAGCTTCAACGACAGCGAATCCATGCCTTGCTCCTTCGAGCCCCACTCGGGATGCGGTTGCGGGTCGCAGAGAAGGCTGCACGCGCGCCGGTGCAGCGGCTTCACGAGGATGCGCTTGAGCACGCCGTGCTCGTGGTACGTCCCTCCGCGGCGACCAAAACCCTTGGTCTCGCCCAGCAGGCTCCATCCTGCCGCTCGATAGCACGTGCCCGTGAAGCGGGCGCTCTCCACGAAGGTCTCGGCCAGCAGTACCGGATGCCCGAACGCAGCCTGCCAGTCTCGCGAAAGCCGACGGCAGCTCAGACCCAGAACGCGCGACGCCAAGTGTGGCTGTCTTGCCCCGGGCAACACCAGAAACCGCGAGTTGTTCACGATCAGCCGCAGTCGCGGCCATCGCAACCTCTCGGGCCAACCAATCCAGGTGTCTCGCGGCCTGCACTTGAACGCCGCGGTGCTCCAGCCCAACAACGCCAGCCATCGATCCCCATCGGTCGCCACGTATCGCAGAGCCTCTCCCACCAGCACCGAGCTGTGCAGGTAGTGCTCCTTGATCATCA
This genomic window contains:
- a CDS encoding ISAs1 family transposase, with amino-acid sequence MRPIRADERQSFDRLMIKEHYLHSSVLVGEALRYVATDGDRWLALLGWSTAAFKCRPRDTWIGWPERLRWPRLRLIVNNSRFLVLPGARQPHLASRVLGLSCRRLSRDWQAAFGHPVLLAETFVESARFTGTCYRAAGWSLLGETKGFGRRGGTYHEHGVLKRILVKPLHRRACSLLCDPQPHPEWGSKEQGMDSLSLKLVGAGSLYEALLQVPDPRSRRGRSYRESAGLLVLVIAAVLAGQKSYAAIAEWVVDVPQDLLRTLGCRRNARTGRFKAPSEPTLRRTISSVDGEAVDRAFAKWACEQGVELPGNVIAIDGKALRGSHNGDRQKQVHLVAAFTHREGVVIAQQQVADKSNEIPAVQRMIEGLDLKGVTVTIDAMHTQTATAQAVAEKGGTTS
- a CDS encoding ISAs1 family transposase; translated protein: MLTVKDNQPTLAEKVVDLPWWNMKANWAEEGRGHGRMEERTIRVRTVDPAHPLPGFPSARQIAAIVRERTNLRGEKLGEPEIVFAITNLSRREASPRALAVMLRGHWCIENSLHYVRDVTFDEDRSRIRTGAGPRVMASLRNLAIAIHRLNGEKNIASATRRCCRVSRRAFARLAGRAVAHATKAA